The proteins below come from a single Actinomycetes bacterium genomic window:
- a CDS encoding ATP-dependent Clp protease ATP-binding subunit: protein IGTEHILLGLIHEGEGVAAKALESLGISLEAVRAQVEEIIGQGQTAPTGHIPFTPRAKKVLELSLREALQLGHNYIGTEHILLGLIREGEGVAAQVLVKLGADLSRVRQQVIQLLSGYAGGKEGQPAGASGEAQPQGSLVLDQFGRNLTQLAREGKLDPVIGREKEIERVMQVLSRRTKNNPVLIGEPGVGKTAIVEGLSQAIVKGEVPETLKGKQMYTLDLGALVAGSRYRGDFEERLKKVLKEIRTRGDIVLFIDELHTLVGAGAAEGAIDAASILKPMLARGELQTIGATTLEEYRKHLEKDAALERRFQPIQVQEPTVTHTIDILKGLRDRYEAHHRVTITDDALVASANLADRYISDRFLPDKAIDLIDEAGSRLRIRRMTAPPDLREFDGRIAEVRRDKESAIDAQDFEKAASLRDKEKNLLADKAKREREWKSGDMDVVAEVDEEQIAEVLASWTGIPVFKLTEEETAKLLRMEEELHKRVVGQETAIRAVSQAIRRTRAGLKDPKRPSGSFIFLGPSGVGKTELSRTLAEFLFGDEDALIALDMSEYMEKHTVSRLIGSPPGYIGYEEGGQLTEAVRRKPFSVVLFDEIEKAHPDVFNTLLQILEDGRLTDAQGRTVDFKNCVLIMTSNLGTRDIAKGTTLGFTARPDAKVDYERMQSKVMDELKRHFRPEFLNRIDEVIVFHQLSREEVFSIVGLMMRRIVEQLRAKDIAIELTEKAKGALADKGYDPALGARPLRRTIQRMIEDPLSEKLLWKEFTAGQLIVVDAENGEIAFRSLDQPTDIDIPPAELAGKE from the coding sequence ATCGGCACCGAGCACATCCTGCTCGGGTTGATCCACGAGGGCGAAGGCGTCGCCGCCAAGGCGCTCGAGTCGCTTGGCATCTCCCTCGAAGCGGTCCGGGCCCAGGTGGAGGAGATCATCGGTCAGGGCCAGACCGCCCCGACCGGGCACATCCCGTTCACGCCCCGGGCCAAGAAGGTCCTGGAGCTGTCGCTGCGCGAGGCGCTGCAGCTCGGCCACAACTACATCGGCACCGAGCACATCCTGCTCGGCCTGATCCGCGAGGGCGAGGGCGTCGCGGCCCAGGTCCTGGTCAAGCTGGGCGCCGACCTGTCCCGCGTGCGCCAGCAGGTCATTCAGCTGCTGTCCGGCTATGCCGGCGGCAAGGAGGGCCAGCCTGCCGGTGCCAGCGGCGAGGCGCAGCCGCAGGGCTCGCTCGTGCTCGACCAGTTCGGGCGCAACCTGACCCAGCTCGCGCGTGAGGGCAAGCTCGACCCGGTGATCGGGCGCGAGAAGGAGATCGAGCGGGTCATGCAGGTGCTGTCCCGCCGGACCAAGAACAACCCGGTGCTCATCGGCGAGCCGGGCGTGGGCAAGACCGCCATCGTCGAGGGCCTGTCCCAGGCCATCGTCAAGGGCGAGGTGCCCGAGACGCTCAAGGGCAAGCAGATGTACACCCTCGACCTGGGCGCGCTGGTGGCCGGGTCGCGCTACCGGGGCGACTTCGAGGAGCGCCTGAAGAAGGTGCTCAAGGAGATCCGCACCCGGGGCGACATCGTGCTGTTCATCGACGAGCTGCACACCCTGGTCGGCGCGGGCGCGGCCGAGGGCGCGATCGACGCGGCCTCGATCCTCAAGCCGATGCTGGCCCGGGGCGAGCTGCAGACGATCGGTGCGACCACCCTCGAGGAGTACCGCAAGCACCTCGAGAAGGACGCCGCGCTCGAGCGCCGGTTCCAGCCGATCCAGGTCCAGGAGCCGACGGTTACCCACACCATCGACATCCTCAAGGGCCTGCGCGACCGCTACGAGGCGCATCACCGCGTCACCATCACCGACGACGCCCTGGTCGCCTCGGCCAACCTGGCCGACCGCTACATCTCCGACCGGTTCCTGCCCGACAAGGCGATCGACCTGATCGACGAGGCCGGCAGCCGCCTGCGCATCCGCCGCATGACCGCCCCGCCCGACCTGCGCGAGTTCGACGGTAGGATCGCCGAGGTGCGCCGGGACAAGGAGTCGGCCATCGACGCGCAGGACTTCGAGAAGGCCGCGTCCCTGCGCGACAAGGAGAAGAACCTGCTGGCCGACAAGGCCAAGCGCGAGCGCGAGTGGAAGTCGGGTGACATGGACGTGGTCGCCGAGGTCGACGAGGAGCAGATCGCCGAGGTGCTGGCCTCCTGGACCGGCATCCCGGTGTTCAAGCTCACCGAGGAGGAGACGGCCAAGCTGCTCCGGATGGAGGAGGAGCTGCACAAGCGGGTCGTGGGCCAGGAGACGGCCATCCGGGCCGTGTCCCAGGCCATCCGGCGCACCCGGGCCGGCCTCAAGGACCCCAAGCGCCCGTCCGGCTCGTTCATCTTCCTCGGCCCCTCGGGCGTCGGGAAGACCGAGCTGTCGCGCACCCTGGCCGAGTTCCTGTTCGGCGACGAGGACGCGCTGATCGCCCTCGACATGTCGGAGTACATGGAGAAGCACACGGTCAGCCGGCTGATCGGCTCCCCGCCTGGCTACATCGGCTACGAGGAGGGCGGCCAGCTCACCGAGGCGGTCCGCCGCAAGCCGTTCAGCGTGGTGCTGTTCGACGAGATCGAGAAGGCCCACCCGGACGTGTTCAACACCCTCCTGCAGATCCTGGAGGACGGCCGCCTGACCGACGCCCAGGGCCGCACCGTGGACTTCAAGAACTGCGTGCTCATCATGACGTCGAACCTGGGCACCCGGGACATCGCCAAGGGCACCACCCTCGGCTTCACCGCCCGGCCCGACGCCAAGGTCGACTACGAGCGCATGCAGAGCAAGGTCATGGACGAGCTCAAGCGCCACTTCCGGCCCGAGTTCCTGAACCGGATCGACGAGGTCATCGTCTTCCACCAGCTCTCGCGCGAAGAGGTCTTCTCCATCGTCGGCCTGATGATGCGGCGCATCGTCGAGCAGCTCAGGGCGAAGGACATCGCCATCGAGCTGACCGAGAAGGCCAAGGGCGCGCTGGCCGACAAGGGCTATGACCCGGCGCTCGGTGCCCGTCCGCTGCGGCGCACCATCCAGCGGATGATCGAGGACC